The Marinobacter szutsaonensis sequence GCTACGCGCTGCTCGGTAACCTGCTTGAACCGGGCTATTTCTGAGGCAGGCACCGGCTTGGCGTCCGGGAGATCCACGGTGCGAGAGTTACGCGGTGAGCCATTAAGGCGGAACTCATAGTGCAGGTGCGGGCCGGTAACCATGCCGGAGGAGCCAAGATAGCCGATTGTCTGGCCCTGTTTGACTCTGACACCTTTTTTCATGCCCTTCGCCAGGCCTCTCATATGGGCATAGAGCGTAGTGATATTATTGCCGTGTTGCAGAATGATCGTACGGCCATAGCCACCTTTCCAGCCCGCAAAGCGAACGGTGCCATTGCCTGCCGCCTTGATCGGTGTGCCCGGAGGTGCGGCGTAGTCGGTACCTTCATGGGGGCGAACCACGTCCAGTACCGGATGCCGGCGCTGCAAGTTGAATGACGAGGATACTCGCGCATTGATCGGCGTGCGCAGAAACGCCTTGCGCATGCTCTTGCCCTCAGGAGTGTAATAGTCGCTGTCACCATTGCTGTCGGTATAGAGCAGCGCCAGATTCTCCTCACCCCGGTTGATGAAGCGTGCCGAGAGGATGCGGCCGGTATCGAACTTCTCTCCGTCGACGTAGAGTTCTTCGTAAACCACTTCGAACCGGTCGCCCTTGCGAACGTCATACACGAAATCGATATCCCAGCCGAAGATGCCAGCCAGTTCCATCGTCAGGCGGTCATTCATGCCGGCCTCGCGAGCGGCCAGATACAGGGAGCCGTCAATCACGCCGGAAGCGAAAGCCGGACGAGCCTCGGGTTCCCGCATGTCGGTCTTGCCGCTGAAACCTTCCTCATTACGGGTGATCTTGAGTGTCTCAAGCAGGTTTCGCTGAAGTTCGATACCCGCCAGTGCGCCTTCTCCATCGGTGGCAAAGCGGAT is a genomic window containing:
- a CDS encoding peptidoglycan DD-metalloendopeptidase family protein; the encoded protein is MLKKFPKTHITLAAATTVVVTAAVLMSPSSNVEAKRMSYALDLEQGTVSEAESKQTDTAERDQAITSAPAKPQLSEESAPETTEETVAAAPVEPQLDWQTFKVKSGDTLSSLFKKAGFNDGIMLSVIHGEGEADKLQRLYAGETIRFATDGEGALAGIELQRNLLETLKITRNEEGFSGKTDMREPEARPAFASGVIDGSLYLAAREAGMNDRLTMELAGIFGWDIDFVYDVRKGDRFEVVYEELYVDGEKFDTGRILSARFINRGEENLALLYTDSNGDSDYYTPEGKSMRKAFLRTPINARVSSSFNLQRRHPVLDVVRPHEGTDYAAPPGTPIKAAGNGTVRFAGWKGGYGRTIILQHGNNITTLYAHMRGLAKGMKKGVRVKQGQTIGYLGSSGMVTGPHLHYEFRLNGSPRNSRTVDLPDAKPVPASEIARFKQVTEQRVAQFDVFRENYQQLAMARED